GATCAGGAACAGGGCCAGCTTTTCCAGCTTCAGGGCATTGAACAGCGCCCCGTTCATGGTCATCCAGTTGTCCGTGCGGTACGGAAGCCCCAAGGCCTTGTCGATCTTCAGCGACACCTCGGTGGCGTCCTGCGGGTCGTCCAGGCGCACCTCCAGCCCGGAGACGGCCTCGTTGAGCCCCGTCAGGTGCTGCGCCGCCGTCAGGCTGGTGTACGAGAACTTGTTGTCGTACTCCCACATCCCCGTGCGCACGGCGCCCACGAACTCGAACAGTTCCATCTCGGGGCTGGGCCCCATGGGCGTCATTCGCACGTTGGTGAACGAAACGACGGTCACCGTGTCACCGGGAATCAGCCCCAGGCGGCCCGCCAGCCCCGCGCCCACTGCGATCGGCGCCAGCCCGCTGCGCGTGGGCCCCAGGCTGATGCGCGCCTCGCGCAGCAGCCGGGGGATGTCCGTAACACCCGATCCGTCACCTTCCGTGACGATGCCGCGCAGCACCGCACCCTCCGCGTAGCCGCCGCGGTTGCGCAGCCCCACCTCGGTGTGCACGAAGGGCCCGGCCGCGACGACGCCCTCGACCTTGCGGACCTCCTGGATGGGGCCGCGCCACCCGGCCATCCGCATCCCCTCGCCGTAGGTAAGGACGAACACGTGCGGATTGACGCCCAGGATGCCGCGCCGCAGCTCGTTCTGCAGCC
Above is a genomic segment from Longimicrobium sp. containing:
- a CDS encoding FtsX-like permease family protein, which translates into the protein MSLEWRVARRYLSSRRGTRFLSLITLIAIGGVAVGVMALIIVTAVMNGLQNELRRGILGVNPHVFVLTYGEGMRMAGWRGPIQEVRKVEGVVAAGPFVHTEVGLRNRGGYAEGAVLRGIVTEGDGSGVTDIPRLLREARISLGPTRSGLAPIAVGAGLAGRLGLIPGDTVTVVSFTNVRMTPMGPSPEMELFEFVGAVRTGMWEYDNKFSYTSLTAAQHLTGLNEAVSGLEVRLDDPQDATEVSLKIDKALGLPYRTDNWMTMNGALFNALKLEKLALFLILLLIVIVAAFNIVSTLVMVVTDKTREIGILKSMGMTSRRILRLFMVQGLVIGMVGAAIGGAGGVLVAWVTDYFRLIRIPGEIYFVSHLPVKVDPVDLVGILLATVVISFLATVYPAWQAARLDPVEAIRHE